CCAATAAAGTAAACCCCGAGAGCTTATCAGAGCTCTTGTAGAAGTGTGATGCTCGGCGCTTCCCGGCTGGGCATCACTTTTCCTTCAATCGATCATTCACAGGCCCGTTTTGCGCAGGCAGTTGGTGACGTGTTCAATTCCCTTCTGAGCCCAATTTACTGCAATGCAGCCAAGGTTTTCTCCAGTTATATTGGGTTCTGCGATATGCTCTCAGACACTTGAAACAAGCCCGTTTGGACCGCATTGATTTGACGCTTCAAAGCCGTACAGCTGGGCTGGATGCGCTGGCAGTCATCGTACCGTTGTTAGACAGCGGCCCTATGTCCACATCAATTCTTTCGTTGTCTTGCCTCTTTTTTATTAAATTTGTCGCCGCTGTTTTCGTGAATTCCGCAGAGGACCACTTGATCCTCAGGCAGTAATGGAGACGCAAATGAAACGCCCAAAATACTATACTACGAACCAAGTCGCGGATATTTTCGGGAAACACCCTCGAACCATCCGCGACTGGATTTTGACAGGCTGTCTTACCCCTGACGGGCTGGTAAAGCTTGAAGCCGCCAAGTTCGGTAAATCTTGGCAGGTGAGGGATGTATGGCTGGTGCTCTTCGAACATCGAGTCCGGCCCGATGACGGGCGGCCGGATCTCGATCTCGAATGAGCTGCCATTTTTCTCCAACGAATGAAGCGACGTTTTGACACTGCAAGGCATGCTTATAGACTAGCTTATATGGGGGGGCGGAGTGAGGCTTTCCAAAAGATAGCGAGATATTCAACGTAAAAAGCACCCATCGTTCGAAGGGAGGTGCAGTTCCATGGACGGATGAAGATGAAAAACAGTTTCTTAGCCGACATGAGGCGGGAACTATGGCGCGCAATACTGCAGGGAGAGTTGGCGATACTCACTTGTCGGGACCAGAAAATGTAAAGATAAAAAAAGACAAAAAAACCTTAGCATGGCAACCGAGAAAGAAAGGCTCGCAACCAGTGCAGATTCGAATGGAGAAGGATTTTTTAGACGAAATCTCTGGTTTGTCGGATGGATGTAAAACATTCATGATAACTGAAAAGGGGCTCCTTTTGCATCTTCAAACTCGCTCGACAACCGAATTCGAAAGTGGATCATTCAAGCTGGCCTCGTCGATGATGAAGGGCGATCCAATTGGTCTCAACGCGGAATACGTAAACGTGTCGCTGAGAATATCGTTGAGCAGATTGGTTCTACCCATGAAGTTATGGCGTACTTGTCTCATGGTGACGAAAAAACTGCCGCAATCTATACCAGAAAAGCAGATCGTGAACGTTTGGCAGATATGGCTGCTGACCGCTTGGAGCAACACAAAAAAACACAGAGTGTCCCAGGCGGATATTGCCGTGGGACACTTTCTAAGCGAAGGTCCAATAAAGTATGGGGTTTCACACAAAGGTGGTAGTCCATAGGGGAGTTGAACCCCTCTTTCCAGGTTGAAAACCTAGCGTCCTAACCGATAGACGAATGGACCATACCTTGTGTGAGACGGGTTTTAGGGTTTGTGCGTGGTTGGTGCAAGGGTAAATTTGCTAAAATTGCGAAAAAAACTTCGAAACTTAAAAAAGTGAAATGAACAGGCTTTTGAGGCCTTTAAACACTAGGCTTCTGAGGCGCGGTTTGCATCTTCGAGGCGCATCTGCGGTTTCTGTCTGCCGGCCCAAGTGTTGATTTCGAGCCGTCCAGCGAGGTGAAAACGGGCCCCGCCGTGATTCTCCAAGGCAGGACCGAGGTCTGAGTCGTAGGCTCCAAAACAAATGGCTTCTATGCGGGGCCCGATTCCGTCGCCGAATGTGATCTTGAGGTGACTTTCGCCGACTCGTTTTGTGAAGAAAATCTGCTGGTCTGAAAATGCGAAGCGGGGGGCGGGGGCGGAGGCGCCGAACGGGCCAGCGGTTTCAATTTGTTCGATGAGTTCGACTGTTATCGCGCTGGCCATCAGCATTCCATCCAGTCGTAAATCAGCCGGGCCTGCCTCCCCTGCACCTTGTTTGGCCAAGAGTGCGCTCAGGCGTGCCATCGCTGGTTCGAGTTTATCTTCTTCTATCGACAATCCGGCCGCCATTTTGTGGCCGCCGCCTTTAATGAGTAGGCCTTCGGATGCAAGTTTTTGAATTGCGGCTCCTAAATCGACGCCAGAAATCGATCGCCCAGATCCTTTTCCTTCGCCATTATCAAGGCCGATTACGATAGCAGGGCGGTTGGTTTTTTCTTTGAGGCGGCTCGCGACAATTCCAACGACTCCGGGATGCCAGCCTTGGCCCGCGGCCCAGACCAAGGGCGCGTCCAAACCACGATTTTCGGCTTGTTCCATTGCGGCGGCACGCACACCTTCTTCAATCTCACGACGCTCTGAGTTGAGTTGATCCAGACGTTCCGCAAGCGCTTGGGCTTCGCTCGGGTCCGTTGTGGCGAGGAGGCGCGCGCCAAGGTCGGCCTTGCCGATCCGACCGCCTGCGTTAATGCGGGGGCCGAGGAGAAATCCAAGGCTGTAACTATTGGGGGCCGTGTCCATGCGCGCGACGTCTGCGAGGGCCACAAGGCCGATGCGGGCGCGGTTGGCCATCACTTTGAGGCCTTGGCGCACCAACGCACGGTTCACCCCAATCAGCGGGGCTACATCGGCCACTGTGCCCAAGGCCACGAGGTCGAGCATCGCCATGAGGTCTGGGCCTTTTGCCTGCGCTTCACGGAGTTGTCGGTTGGCCTCTACCAACATCAGAAACACAACGGCGGCGGCGCAAAGATGCGCGAGGTCACCGCTTTCATCTTGGCGGTTTGGATTCACAACCGCGTGGGCGTCGGGCAGGGTTTCCGCACCGAGGTGGTGGTCAAGGATGACAACTTCGGCCCCCTTAGCGGCGGCCACCGGCCCGTGGGAAACGGTGCCACAATCGACGCAAATGATGAGGTCATGCTCGGCGGCGAGTGCGGCCATGGCTTCGTCGTTTGGGCCATAGCCTTCGTCAATGCGATCAGGAATATAGAGGGTCGCTTGGCACCCCATTTGGCGCAACCAGTCGATCAAAAGCGTCGCAGATGTGGCGCCGTCCACGTCGTAATCTGCGAAAATGGCGATGCGTTCTTTGGTGTTTACCGCTTTGAGAAAACGGGTCGCAGCCTTTTCCATGTCCAGCAAGCTGCGCGGATCAGGAAGGAGGTCTCGCAGGGCTGGAGCGAGGAAGCTATCAACGTCAGCCGCTGCGACGCCCCGTTTTGCCAGAATGCGGCACAGGGCAGGGGGGAGTTGGGTCTGTTGTTCCAATGCCAACGCCGCGCGATCTTCATCGCCTGTGGGGCCACACCAGCGGCGTCCATTTAGAGATTTGGAAACGTTGAGAAAATCTTGCATATGGCCCCCGTTTGTTTTGGGTATCTTATCAGCCATATTTACGACATGCACCCGTACAATTCAGAGCAATTAGAGCCGCACACCCTGTAAGGCGCGCGGCAATCGTCATTATTTTGTTGGGTTGCGATACAACATGCGCCGCACGGAACCGGTTTTTGAGCGCATCAAGATTGTTTCCGTTGTAAGAAAGCCAATTTCGCGTTTGATCCCCGAAACAACGGAGCCATCGGTCACGCCAGTTGCTGCAAAAATCACGTCCTGTGTCACCAGATCATCGCGGGTATAGATGCGATCAAAATCGGTGATGCCGATCTTAATGGCACGGCCACGCTCATCGTCATTGCGGAACATGAGGCGTCCGTAGATCTGTCCGCCCATACATTTCAGGGCCGCCGCCGCGAGAACCCCTTCTGGTGCGCCGCCAGAACCCATATACATGTCGATACCCGTGATCGCGGCTTCGGCACAGTGGATCACACCAGCGACATCGCCATCGGTGATTAAACGGATTGCCGCGCCTGTTTCGCGCAATTCTGCGATCATGGCTTCGTGGCGCGGGCGTTCCAATACGCAAACCGTTATATCTTTGGCGTCGCACCCTTTCGCCTTTGCAAGGGCTGCAACGCGCTCTGACGGCGACATGCTGAGGGTTACTGTATCTACGGCGAATCCTGGGCCGATAGCCAGTTTGTCCATGTAAACGTCTGGTGCGTGCAGCATGGAACCGCGTGGGCCCATTGCGATCACGGTCAATGCGTTTGGCATGTCTTTTGCGGTGAGGGTTGTTCCTTCCAGCGGATCAAGAGCAATATCGACGGCGGGGCCAGTGCCCGTGCCAACTTTTTCGCCGATATAAAGCATCGGGGCTTCGTCGCGTTCGCCTTCGCCGATCACAACCACGCCGTTGATATCTAGCATGTTCAATTGGTCGCGCATGGCGTTTACGGCGGCTTGGTCGGCGGCCTTCTCGTCTCCGCGTCCAATCAGGTTCGCGCTCGCAATCGCGGCAGCTTCGGAGACGCGGGCAAGGCCCAACGATAACATTCGGTCATTAAAATCAGTGGCATTTGCCATGGTGTTTTCCTTGCTCTCACTAAAGGGACGGTCAAAGTCAGGGGCGGGCCGGCCCCGTAATTTTAAACTGTTTCGATACGAATTGCGACCGGAGCCGAGGCCAAAACGGACGAGTTTTGAAATCCGACGAACGCGTTTTCCAACGCGTCGGGGGTCGTTTTATGGGTCACAATCAATACGGGTGCTGTTTGGGCCTTGTGCTCATACTGGCGCATCCGGTTGATGGAAACGCCTGCTTCTCCCAAGGCCGAGGCAATTTTTGCCAAAGCCCCGGGTTTGTCCAGAAGCTCTAGACGGAGATAATAGGGGGCGGATGTACCCGAGACCGCGCTGCGCGCGGTTTCCAGCGCCTCGGCGGGTTTGCCGAATGTCGCAAGACGTGTCCCACGAGCAATGTCCATAATATCCGAAAGCACTGCGCTTGCGGTTGGGCCTTCGCCTGCGCCTGCGCCGCGTAAAACGATTTGGCCGACGTCATCGCCTTCCAAAACGACCATATTGGTACCGCCTTCAAGCTGCCCAAGCGGCGAGTCTGCGGGCACCAAGCAGGGGGACATGCGCTGCTCTAGGCCGCGTCCTGTGCGCTGAGCGACACCCAAAAGTTTGATGCGATATCCCATGTCAGCGGCGTGATGAATATCTTCAATTGTGATGCGCTGGATGCCTTCAAGCTCCACGCCGGCAAAGTCAATCTTGGTGCCAAAAGCGATGGAGGACAGAATCGCAAGCTTGTGCCCCGCATCAACGCCCCCCACATCAAGGTTTGGATCGGCTTCAAGATAACCAAGCTGGCTGGCTTCCTCGAAGACTTGGTCATAGGTGAGGCCAGCGCTCTGCATCCGTGTAAGGATATAATTGCAGCTGCCGTTCATCACGCCCATCACACGGGAAATTTCGTTGCCAGCCAAGCCCTCTGTGAGGGCCTTAACGACGGGAATTCCCCCCGCAACGGCCGCTTCAAAACGAATGACGCAGTCTGCTTTTTCGGCGGCAAGTGCAAGGGCATGTCCGTGGATAGCAAGCAAGGCTTTGTTGGCGGTCACAACATCTTTGCCTGCGGCAAGTGCGGCCTCCATTGCGTCTTTTGCCGCGCCTTCACTACCGCCCATCAACTCAACAAAGACGTCAATGTCATCTCGTTTTGCCAAGGCTACGGGATCATCTTCCCAAGCATAATCTGACAGCACAACGCCACGATCCTTGTCGCGGGAGCGCGCGGAAACGGCGGTGATAACGATGGGGCGACCGGCGCGATCCGCCAGCAAATTCGCCTTCTGGCGTAGGATTTTGACAACGCCAACTCCTACAGTCCCCAGTCCAGCAATTCCGAGTCGAAGTGGCGTGGTCATAGGAAAGTCCTTGGTGCTAGGGGCAGGGTGTTTTCGATGTCTGATTTCTTAGGCGTCTGTTAGCGGGAATTAGCGCCGGTTGCAACGCAACTTTCCTCGCTATTCGCTTGGTTTTGCAGGTGCTTTAGACGAAATATGCTAAAGGGGGCGGTGTCTTTCAATGGCTGCTAGGAGTTTTTGACGCGAGATCGGGTCAAGGACGGGCCCGCGCAAGGCGGCGGCGCGCGCTTTTAAGGCGGCGGTTCCTACGAGTTGTGTGGAGGGGGTTGCCACGGTTGGATAGGCTGCAATCAAGGAAGATAAGGGTAAAAGCGATGGAAACTTCGCCGCGCGATCAATTTCGCTGACTTGCGCACCGATGTCGGGCGCAGACGAGCAACTCATCAACGCGAAAAATGTTGCGAATAGGTAAGGTAAACGAAGCGGCAAGGCAGACTCAAAAGCTAAGAATAATGAGCTTTGGTTATAGTCGTTGGTCGCAAAAAAACAAGAAGGCGATGCCGATGGGGGTTCTCTCTGGATCATGAACGTTTGTTCATTTAAAAGAAGATATGGCACGCAAAACTGGTTCACACTCCAATATCACAGGCCCTCGCATTCGCGAGGTGGCTCTTTCGCTGTTTGCGCAACAAGGATTTGCAGCTGTTTCTATGCGCAAAATCGCCAGTGAAGTTGGCGTGCAAGCGGGGGCGTTGTATTTGTATACACCCGACAAACAAACGCTGCTTTTTGATCTGATGCAAAGCCACATGGACGAGTTATTGGCCGCATTTGACATAGTTGAAATCGCGGGATCTGCCCGCGCGCGACTAGAACAGTTTGCGCGGTTTCATATCGGATTTCACATGGAGCGGCCTGACGCGGTTTTTGTCGCCTATATGGAGTTGAGAAACCTAGAACCTGCGAATTTCACCAAGATTGAGGAGCTGCGGCGCCAATACGAAAGCCTGTTGGAGAATATCGTAAAGGCAGGGCAGGTCGAGGGTATTTTTGATGTACCCGACAGCAAGCTTGCGACGATGGCTTTGATTGCCATGCTCACGGGGGTGAACACGTGGTATCGCGAGGGCGGGCGCATGTCGCGCGCTGAGGTCGAAGATGTTTACGCGCAGATGGCGCTGAAGGCCGTCGGCGCGTAAAGCTTTGATTTAATGCGCAGGTTTGATGAAGGTTCCGTTGCGCAAGTCTGCGAAAGCCTGCTGAAGCTCTGCCCGTGTGTTCATCACAATCGGTCCGTGCCAAGCAACGGGTTCTTGGATCGGCGCACCTGAGATGAACAAAAACCGGATGCCTTTTTCACCCGCTTGAACGGTTACTTCATCGCCTGAGCCAAATCGAACCAAAGTCCGGTTGCCCGACATATCGCGAATATTGACCTCTTCGCCGCGCACTTCTTTCTCGAGGAGAACACCCGTCGGTTTTGAAGCATCGGCGAAACGGCCCGACCCGTCGAAAATATAGGCGAAGGCCCGACGGTAGGTGTCGATCTTGAAACTCTTTTTAACTCCTGCTGGCACGTAAATATCGAGGTACTGCGGATCAGCAGCGACACCATCGACAGGGCCGCTTTTCCCCCAGAAATTCCCTGTGATAACTTTTACGCGCGTGCCGTCGTCGTCGATGATTTCAGGGATATCGTTTCCTGTGACATCTTGGTATCGCGGCGTGGTCATCTTGAGATCACCCGGTAAGTTGGCCCAAAGCTGGAAGCCATGCATTTGGCCTGCGGCGTTCCCGCTTGGCATCTCCTGGTGCATAATTCCCGAGCCAGCGGTCATCCACTGCACGTCGCCCGCGCCCAATGTGCCCACATTTCCAAGGCTATCGCCGTGTTCAACGGAGCCTGACAACACATAGGTTATGGTTTCGATGCCGCGGTGGGGATGCCACGGGAAGCCTGCGGCAAAATCCTCGGGCTTTTCGTTGCGGAAATCGTCGAACAACAGAAACGGGTCCAGCATGTCTGGGTTTTCAAACCCAAAGGCACGGTGCAATTTAACGCCAGCGCCTTCAATGGTTGGCTTGGCGAGGGATGTATCCAAAATAGGGCGAATTGACATTTTCTTGTCCTTTCAAACTGTGTGATACGAAGATAGTCGCTCCAATGCCTTTGCAAAATAGCACATTCAGCACAGTGTCTGTGCATTAATGCGCGCTTCAAAACCCTACCCAGTTTCCGCGCTATCATTTCGCCGACAAGCAAGGTACACCGACGCCTGCATTTAGGGAGGTCACAATGACACAAGAGACGCATGAACCAGAAGTCGTAGCGGCGGAAAACGAGCCACAGAACGCGCCTGACGTTCCTTTTGCAGAAGCTAAGCCCTCGGCGCCACGACGTTTGATGGGGCTCGCAGTTCTTTATATGTTGGGTGGGTTGCTGCTCTATATTTCATTCGTGAAGCCCCCTGCAGAGCTTCTTTGGCAGGTGTTTTTGATCCTGTTCGGTCTGCTCATTATGTATCTTGGGGAACGGATGCGCAAAGCGACGCTTCAATCGATATTCTTGACGGCCGAAGGACTGGTTACGTCGGACGGTATTAAAATCGTTGATGTGGATAATGTGAAGTCAATCGACCGCGGCGTGTTTGCTTTTAAACCGTCAAATGGCTTTACCGTTCTTATGCACAAGAAGCAGGCGCGCGCTTGGTCCCCCGGCATTTGGTGGCGTTTGGGACGGCGTGTAGGGGTTGGCGGGGTTATTCAAGCGTCGCAAACGAAAAGCATGGCCGAAATTCTCGCGATGATGGTGCATCAACGGATGCACGGTCCAGACGAAAATATGGAGCCTTAAAGGCTATTCAACACAGGTTTCCCAGCACAGCTTTGGTGCGAAGCGTGAGCGTGTGACGGCAAGTTCGGACATTTCCAAGAGGGGAATGCCAACGTTAAACACGGGTTGATAATTCATAAAGGTTTCAACCATCAACACACGATCATGCAGGGGCATAACGGGGACACGGTCGCCATAAGTTGCGACATCAACATTGGTCAGGGTATAGTTGCCGCCGGTTGCAAATGACCAATCCTTGACCAAAACACGCGAGTCTTTGTCACATTCTTCGGTACAAACGACCGAAGTGACGCGTATCCACGTGTTTTCATCTGCTGAGTTGGACAGGAATTCAAACATGTCCAGCAAGCCATTCACATAGGGCGCATCCACAACGTCGAGCTGTCGGCTGAGCATATCGGCCACAGTGAACGTCGCTTTGAGGTTTGTGCTCCGTGCTTGGAAGGCATCAAAAAACGCGAAGGTTGCCACATAGGCCCAGCACAGAAGCGGGAACATAACGATTGCTTCGACCGTC
This Falsihalocynthiibacter arcticus DNA region includes the following protein-coding sequences:
- a CDS encoding TetR/AcrR family transcriptional regulator; this encodes MARKTGSHSNITGPRIREVALSLFAQQGFAAVSMRKIASEVGVQAGALYLYTPDKQTLLFDLMQSHMDELLAAFDIVEIAGSARARLEQFARFHIGFHMERPDAVFVAYMELRNLEPANFTKIEELRRQYESLLENIVKAGQVEGIFDVPDSKLATMALIAMLTGVNTWYREGGRMSRAEVEDVYAQMALKAVGA
- a CDS encoding TadE/TadG family type IV pilus assembly protein, translated to MKHIKSKEARPTHIPLLRRFLVGNEGSMTVEAIVMFPLLCWAYVATFAFFDAFQARSTNLKATFTVADMLSRQLDVVDAPYVNGLLDMFEFLSNSADENTWIRVTSVVCTEECDKDSRVLVKDWSFATGGNYTLTNVDVATYGDRVPVMPLHDRVLMVETFMNYQPVFNVGIPLLEMSELAVTRSRFAPKLCWETCVE
- the glpX gene encoding class II fructose-bisphosphatase; this encodes MANATDFNDRMLSLGLARVSEAAAIASANLIGRGDEKAADQAAVNAMRDQLNMLDINGVVVIGEGERDEAPMLYIGEKVGTGTGPAVDIALDPLEGTTLTAKDMPNALTVIAMGPRGSMLHAPDVYMDKLAIGPGFAVDTVTLSMSPSERVAALAKAKGCDAKDITVCVLERPRHEAMIAELRETGAAIRLITDGDVAGVIHCAEAAITGIDMYMGSGGAPEGVLAAAALKCMGGQIYGRLMFRNDDERGRAIKIGITDFDRIYTRDDLVTQDVIFAATGVTDGSVVSGIKREIGFLTTETILMRSKTGSVRRMLYRNPTK
- a CDS encoding pirin family protein, whose amino-acid sequence is MSIRPILDTSLAKPTIEGAGVKLHRAFGFENPDMLDPFLLFDDFRNEKPEDFAAGFPWHPHRGIETITYVLSGSVEHGDSLGNVGTLGAGDVQWMTAGSGIMHQEMPSGNAAGQMHGFQLWANLPGDLKMTTPRYQDVTGNDIPEIIDDDGTRVKVITGNFWGKSGPVDGVAADPQYLDIYVPAGVKKSFKIDTYRRAFAYIFDGSGRFADASKPTGVLLEKEVRGEEVNIRDMSGNRTLVRFGSGDEVTVQAGEKGIRFLFISGAPIQEPVAWHGPIVMNTRAELQQAFADLRNGTFIKPAH
- a CDS encoding helix-turn-helix domain-containing protein, giving the protein MKRPKYYTTNQVADIFGKHPRTIRDWILTGCLTPDGLVKLEAAKFGKSWQVRDVWLVLFEHRVRPDDGRPDLDLE
- the recJ gene encoding single-stranded-DNA-specific exonuclease RecJ, producing MQDFLNVSKSLNGRRWCGPTGDEDRAALALEQQTQLPPALCRILAKRGVAAADVDSFLAPALRDLLPDPRSLLDMEKAATRFLKAVNTKERIAIFADYDVDGATSATLLIDWLRQMGCQATLYIPDRIDEGYGPNDEAMAALAAEHDLIICVDCGTVSHGPVAAAKGAEVVILDHHLGAETLPDAHAVVNPNRQDESGDLAHLCAAAVVFLMLVEANRQLREAQAKGPDLMAMLDLVALGTVADVAPLIGVNRALVRQGLKVMANRARIGLVALADVARMDTAPNSYSLGFLLGPRINAGGRIGKADLGARLLATTDPSEAQALAERLDQLNSERREIEEGVRAAAMEQAENRGLDAPLVWAAGQGWHPGVVGIVASRLKEKTNRPAIVIGLDNGEGKGSGRSISGVDLGAAIQKLASEGLLIKGGGHKMAAGLSIEEDKLEPAMARLSALLAKQGAGEAGPADLRLDGMLMASAITVELIEQIETAGPFGASAPAPRFAFSDQQIFFTKRVGESHLKITFGDGIGPRIEAICFGAYDSDLGPALENHGGARFHLAGRLEINTWAGRQKPQMRLEDANRASEA
- a CDS encoding homoserine dehydrogenase, translated to MTTPLRLGIAGLGTVGVGVVKILRQKANLLADRAGRPIVITAVSARSRDKDRGVVLSDYAWEDDPVALAKRDDIDVFVELMGGSEGAAKDAMEAALAAGKDVVTANKALLAIHGHALALAAEKADCVIRFEAAVAGGIPVVKALTEGLAGNEISRVMGVMNGSCNYILTRMQSAGLTYDQVFEEASQLGYLEADPNLDVGGVDAGHKLAILSSIAFGTKIDFAGVELEGIQRITIEDIHHAADMGYRIKLLGVAQRTGRGLEQRMSPCLVPADSPLGQLEGGTNMVVLEGDDVGQIVLRGAGAGEGPTASAVLSDIMDIARGTRLATFGKPAEALETARSAVSGTSAPYYLRLELLDKPGALAKIASALGEAGVSINRMRQYEHKAQTAPVLIVTHKTTPDALENAFVGFQNSSVLASAPVAIRIETV